From one Candidatus Chromulinivorax destructor genomic stretch:
- the grpE gene encoding nucleotide exchange factor GrpE, whose product MNSYNENDMHNQNEQEEVVDQEVEQVEAAQISDLEVCQQEAAMWKDQYARISADFDNYKKRMDREQIQWMQTAQTMVIKDLLPVVDNFERALSQKTDDTANLYVGIEMVYKSVLQTLAKYGVKEFAEYKQFDPELHEALMHAQSADHESGQIVQVLEKGFMIKDKVLRPAKVTVAQ is encoded by the coding sequence ATGAATTCATATAATGAAAATGATATGCACAACCAAAATGAGCAAGAAGAAGTAGTAGATCAAGAAGTAGAACAAGTAGAAGCAGCGCAAATAAGCGATCTTGAAGTTTGTCAACAAGAAGCAGCTATGTGGAAAGATCAGTACGCTCGAATTTCTGCTGATTTTGATAATTACAAAAAACGTATGGACCGTGAGCAAATCCAATGGATGCAAACAGCACAAACGATGGTAATTAAAGATTTATTACCAGTTGTTGATAATTTTGAGCGAGCGTTGTCTCAAAAAACTGACGATACTGCAAATTTATATGTTGGTATCGAAATGGTGTATAAATCTGTTTTGCAAACTTTAGCAAAATATGGCGTGAAAGAATTTGCTGAATACAAACAGTTTGATCCTGAACTGCATGAAGCGTTAATGCATGCACAGTCAGCTGATCATGAATCTGGGCAGATTGTACAAGTTTTAGAAAAAGGCTTTATGATTAAAGATAAAGTTTTACGTCCTGCAAAAGTGACGGTTGCTCAGTAA